One Seleniivibrio woodruffii DNA window includes the following coding sequences:
- a CDS encoding ATP-binding protein has product MSKKILVVEDEAIIGLDIATRLERSGYTVIGLAVDDEEVHSILARDTPDLILMDISLKSSVDGIELVSELHRTRKYPVVYITSYSDSATISRSMTTSPYGYIIKPFTSQSLLATVSLSFTRIELEKSAFEKTELIENVLENTSDGIAVVDKDYNITMVNRTFCTITGMKECAAGVNIRDVLGGYDHSMGSSVICLDNGSDRKTAVMGVSRFMEGSIVTLTDITQTEIFRNELYIAEEKFTSVFRKKFIPAVITSRNSLMIKDCNEALQKLYGMAAQAEGLPLSFLTGQEVMDRLTELSAEHSYFELSRVTQVSRAGREFIADFRGNIISEGENAFILLDIEDVSEKVRLENIEKELKIRMIQTNKMAALGTLVSGVAHELNNPNNFIMFNTSIIRDYLNDMISLLDSFSEPGRELMVGNTPYEEAKCDIVQLLEGVHKGSERIRDIVHDLKSFVRQETSAAHKPLSIAEPLKSAIHILTHKINKTTDHFSVEIAEELPAVNGNGQKLEQVFMNIIMNALEATVGRHLPVSVRCFTQEGFVVTEIADSGVGIREEDIQRITEPFFTTKQAEGGTGLGLAIVYSIVQDHKGRLEVTSERNAGTTVRILVPAGDA; this is encoded by the coding sequence ATGTCAAAAAAGATACTGGTCGTTGAAGACGAAGCCATTATCGGTCTGGATATCGCTACCAGACTGGAGCGGAGCGGTTATACGGTTATCGGCCTTGCGGTTGACGACGAAGAGGTTCATTCCATCCTTGCGAGGGACACGCCCGACCTGATCCTTATGGATATCAGTCTGAAATCCTCTGTGGACGGCATTGAGCTGGTTTCTGAACTGCACAGGACAAGGAAATATCCTGTGGTTTACATCACAAGCTATTCCGATTCCGCCACAATAAGCAGATCCATGACAACATCGCCATACGGCTACATCATAAAACCGTTCACATCCCAATCTCTTCTGGCGACTGTTTCACTCTCTTTCACACGGATTGAACTTGAAAAGAGCGCATTCGAAAAGACCGAGCTTATTGAAAACGTCCTTGAGAACACTTCCGACGGCATTGCCGTTGTGGACAAAGACTACAATATAACCATGGTGAACAGAACCTTCTGTACCATTACCGGAATGAAGGAATGTGCGGCAGGGGTCAACATAAGGGACGTTCTCGGCGGATATGACCACAGCATGGGGTCTTCCGTGATCTGTCTGGACAACGGTTCGGACAGAAAAACTGCCGTGATGGGTGTCAGCCGCTTCATGGAAGGGAGCATAGTCACCCTCACCGACATAACCCAGACCGAAATATTCAGAAACGAGCTGTATATAGCTGAGGAGAAGTTCACCAGCGTTTTCCGGAAGAAGTTCATTCCCGCTGTGATCACCTCCAGAAACAGTCTGATGATCAAGGACTGCAACGAGGCTCTGCAAAAGCTTTACGGAATGGCCGCGCAGGCCGAAGGACTTCCGCTGTCGTTTCTCACCGGACAGGAGGTCATGGACAGGCTGACGGAGCTTTCGGCCGAGCACTCATATTTCGAGCTGTCAAGGGTGACACAGGTCAGCCGGGCGGGGCGTGAGTTTATCGCCGATTTCAGGGGCAACATCATTTCCGAGGGAGAAAATGCCTTTATACTGCTTGATATCGAGGACGTATCCGAAAAGGTGCGTCTTGAGAATATAGAGAAAGAACTTAAGATCCGTATGATCCAGACCAACAAAATGGCCGCTCTGGGAACTCTCGTTTCAGGGGTTGCCCATGAGCTGAACAATCCGAACAATTTTATTATGTTCAACACCTCAATAATAAGGGATTATCTGAACGATATGATATCCCTTCTCGATTCATTTTCCGAGCCGGGCAGGGAGCTGATGGTGGGCAACACCCCTTATGAAGAGGCAAAATGCGACATAGTTCAGCTTCTGGAAGGTGTTCACAAGGGGTCGGAGAGGATCAGGGACATTGTTCACGATCTCAAAAGTTTCGTAAGACAGGAGACTTCGGCAGCTCACAAACCGCTCTCAATTGCGGAGCCCCTTAAGTCCGCAATCCATATTCTTACACATAAAATAAACAAGACCACAGATCACTTTTCGGTGGAGATAGCCGAGGAGCTTCCCGCAGTTAACGGCAACGGCCAGAAGCTGGAACAGGTTTTTATGAACATTATAATGAATGCTCTTGAGGCCACTGTAGGCAGACATCTGCCCGTGTCAGTGCGGTGTTTCACGCAGGAAGGTTTTGTTGTTACAGAGATAGCCGACAGCGGAGTGGGGATCAGGGAAGAGGACATTCAGCGCATCACAGAACCCTTCTTCACCACCAAACAGGCCGAAGGGGGCACGGGACTGGGGCTTGCAATTGTGTATTCCATAGTTCAGGATCACAAGGGCAGACTGGAGGTCACATCTGAAAGAAATGCAGGAACCACGGTCAGGATATTGGTTCCCGCAGGTGATGCATGA
- a CDS encoding response regulator, with protein sequence MRKRVLLIDDEEYFRSSVKIALKREGIQVTDEQDGTDGMRNIMLSMSTGDLYDLIILDIMMPGLTGIDILEFILQNELDIPVIVVTGYMDYDLRFFCSNIKRIKVMEKPFSHDMLVSEVLSMLSGGANER encoded by the coding sequence ATGAGAAAAAGAGTACTTCTGATAGACGATGAAGAATATTTCAGATCCAGCGTCAAGATCGCCCTTAAGCGGGAAGGGATACAGGTCACAGACGAACAGGACGGAACGGACGGAATGCGGAACATAATGCTCAGCATGTCGACAGGTGACCTGTATGACCTGATAATCCTGGACATAATGATGCCGGGGCTCACAGGCATTGATATTCTGGAGTTCATTCTTCAGAACGAACTGGATATTCCGGTGATAGTCGTCACCGGATACATGGACTACGACCTCCGGTTCTTCTGCTCAAATATCAAAAGGATCAAGGTTATGGAAAAACCCTTCAGCCACGACATGCTGGTGAGCGAGGTTCTTTCCATGCTCAGCGGAGGCGCAAATGAACGCTAA
- a CDS encoding STAS domain-containing protein, producing MNLHFSGEGAVPKLTVSGSLTVEYASELLENLKNINANGTDLHLEIGEVDSVDMTFFQLMCSAHRTFTGGDRKFIVTGRKNELLERGAKTGFRRHKGCSKDKFGTCAMVMEN from the coding sequence ATGAACCTGCATTTCAGCGGCGAAGGAGCCGTACCAAAACTTACAGTGTCAGGAAGCCTGACAGTGGAATACGCCTCAGAACTTCTGGAAAACCTTAAAAACATAAATGCGAACGGAACCGACCTGCATCTGGAAATCGGCGAAGTGGACAGCGTGGATATGACATTCTTCCAGCTTATGTGCTCCGCCCACAGAACGTTCACTGGCGGGGACAGGAAATTCATAGTCACAGGCAGAAAAAACGAGCTTCTGGAAAGAGGAGCAAAAACCGGATTCCGCAGACACAAAGGCTGCTCAAAGGATAAGTTCGGAACGTGCGCAATGGTAATGGAGAATTAA
- a CDS encoding response regulator, protein MAKTILTVDDSASIRQMVKFTLSKEGYSIIEASDGQDALTKIGGVKVDMVITDLNMPNMDGITLIKQLRAKPEFRFTPIIMLTTESQDSKKTEGKAAGATGWIVKPFQPEQLVTVTKKVLG, encoded by the coding sequence ATGGCAAAAACAATACTTACGGTGGACGATTCCGCCAGCATAAGACAAATGGTCAAATTCACCCTTTCAAAAGAGGGCTACAGCATTATCGAGGCTTCCGACGGGCAGGATGCGCTGACAAAGATCGGCGGGGTCAAGGTCGACATGGTGATAACCGACCTCAACATGCCCAACATGGACGGAATAACCCTCATCAAACAGCTCAGGGCGAAGCCGGAATTCCGCTTCACACCCATAATAATGCTCACCACTGAATCTCAGGATTCAAAGAAGACGGAAGGAAAAGCGGCCGGAGCAACGGGCTGGATAGTTAAACCGTTTCAGCCGGAACAGCTTGTGACGGTAACAAAAAAAGTTCTGGGGTGA